The genomic segment CCTATTGACACGTAGCCTTCCGATTccccctcaggacaggagagtatacggagcagcaagaggaactgcccctccctaccttcaggctatggtcaaaccctacaccccaacccgagcactccgttctgccacctctggtctcttggccctcccagccCTAccggagggcagctcccgctcagcccagtccaagctcttctctgtcctggcaccccaatggtggaaccagcgtccccctgaagctaggacagcagagtccctgcccatcttccgaaagcacctgaaaccctacctctttaaacaCCATCTTAAAGAACCCCCCCCCTCCACAGAAAGCCTTTTGTGAGTTAACACCCGCAGCACCTGACGGTTCCCTCTTACTGACTGGACTTGCTATGACTGACGTGGTTCTCACCTAGCCATTGGAAGATGAACGCACTAACTggaattcgctctggataagagcgtctgctaaatgactcactaactgtaagtggctctggataagagcgtctgctaaatgactcactaactgtaagtggctctggataagagcgtctgctaaatgactcactaactgtaagtggctctggataagagcgtctgctaaatgactcactaactgtaagtgactctggataagagcgtctgctaaatgactcactaactgtaagtggctctggataagagcgtctgctaaatgactcactaactgtaagtggctctggataagagcgtctgctaaatgactcactaactgtaagtggctctggataagagcgtctgctaaatgactcactaactgtaagtggctctggataagagcgtctgctaaatgactcactaactgtaagtggctctggataagagcgtctgctaaatgactcactaactgtaagtggctctggataagagcgtctgctaaatgactcactaactggaattcgctctggataagagcgtctgctaaatgactcactaactgtaagtgactctggataagagcgtctgctaaatgactcactaactgtaagtcgctctggataagagcgtctgctaaatgactcactaactgtaagtcgctctggataagagcgtctgctaaatgactcactaactgtaagtcgctctggataagagtgtctgctaaatgactcactaactgtaagtggctctggataagagcgtctgctaaatgactcactaactgtaagtcgctctggataagagcgtctgctaaatgactcactaactgtaagtgactctggataagagcgtctgctaaatgactcactaactgtaagtcgctctggataagagcgtctgctaaatgactcactaactgtaagtggctctggataagagccgtctgctaaatgactcactaactgtaagtcgctctggataagagcgtctgctaaatgactcactaactgtaagtcgctctggataagagcgtctgctaaatgactcactaactgtaagtgactctggataagagcgtctgctaaatgactcactaactgtaagtcgctctggataagagcgtctgctaaatgactcactaactgtaagtggctctggataagagcgtctgctaaatgactcactaactgtaagtggctctggataagagcgtctgctaaatgactcactaactgtaagtcgctctggataagagcgtctgctaaatgactcactaactgtaagtggctctggataagagcgtctgctaaatgactcactaactgtaagtcgctctggataagagcgtctgctaaatgactcactaactgtaagtggctctggataagagcgtctgctaaatgactcactaactgtaagtcgctctggataagagcgtctgctaaatgactcactaactgtaagtggctctggataagagcgtctgctaaatgactcactaactgtaagtcgctctggataagagcgtctgctaaatgactcactaactgtaagtgactctggataagagtgtctgctaaatgactcactaactgtaagtggctctggataagagcgtctgctaaatgactcactaactgtaagtggctctggataagagcgtctgctaaatgactcactaactgtaagtggctctggataagagcgtctgctaaatgactcactaactgtaagtcgctctggataagagcgtctgctaaatgactcactaactgtaagtggctctggataagagcgtctgctaaatgactcactaactgtaagtcgctctggataagagcgtctgctaaatgactcactaactgtaagtcgctctggataagagcgtctgctaaatgactcactaactgtaagtggctctggataagagcgtctgctaaatgactcactaactgtaagtcgctctggataagagcgtctgctaaatgactcactaactgtaagtggctctggataagagcgtctgctaaatgactcactaactgtaagtcgctctggataagagcgtctgctaaatgactcactaactgtaagtgactctggataagagcatctgctaaatgactcactaactgtaagtcgctctggataagagcgtctgctaaatgactcactaactgtaagtggctctggataagagcgtctgctaaatgactcactaactggaagtggctctggataagagcgtctgctaaatgactcactaactgtaagtggctctggataagagcgtctgctaaatgactcactaactgtagtggctctggataagagcgtctgctaaatgactaaactgaaaATGTTACCGGCTAGTTACAGTCTGGGAGGCTAGAGGGGGGGAAAAACATCTCGTATCTGAGAGGGAGAGTCAACCAGGGGATGGAGAACGCACACCCACCCACAGTCCAGACCCTCACACTGAGCTACTTACTTGTATGTCCAGGCACCTCCAGCAACAGTCTTCATGCAGGACCCACAGTGCCAGATACCAACAGCCCTCCTCTTCATCTTAGTCTGACgattaaaaacaaacaagtaCTGTTATTAACATCCGTTCCGTGCTGTTATTAACACGTCAGTAACAGTTGTGCAGGACTGTACCTTGCCACAGAAGGAGCAGGTGTACTTTGCGTGCTGGCTGATCTCAATCTTCTTCACCATCTTCCTGAGCGACGCGCCGTAACGCGTGCCATATTTACCCACGATCCCCACCTTCTTGGTGCGCTTAGCCTGAGGAAGACAATCATTAAATACACTTCTCCATACACAACACTCCCTCAAGTTAGTAAACCCCCAACTAACGTTACTGTGATAGGAAATAGCCCTCCCAAACACAGCTACATATATCTAAACAGAGGCAATGCTAAAACATTCGGCGAACTTTACTAGCCTAGGCAATGATAGTCTTTTCCTAAGCAACATTGCAGAACCATAAAAGTTAGCTATTAGCCAAGTCGTACACAAAAACCCATGCACTCAACTAGCGGTGTATTTGATTTCTTGAAGACGAATAGCCAACGTCTGACAACCACACTCCAGAATAACGTTACAGACTCACCGTTACCGGCATTTCTCTGAACATTAGTTAGCTAGCATTTAGCCACGCCGCCTCGACGGACTGGGACTGCTTGCAAGCAACTAGCATTTACAGATAACTAGCCTGCTGACCTAGTTATTGACACGACCATGCTTTGGGTCTGGTGACTGCTGCAGACAATACTACAAAACACACAGCTCCGCTGTAGCTTGCTAACAGTACACTCTGCCGCTTAGCCGAAAGCCATGCACGTACTGGGCGGCCATTGCTACGACTCCCAGGTATGCAAACACTAAAAATAATTCATTTAGGTATTTTGTTCACTAAAATATATGTAATAATTTGTGGATCTAATGGCGAATTATATATACAGGGCATCAGATTAATTGTTATACCATTATTCGCCTTGGATTATTTAGATTGGTGTGGATTAGGACGAGAACATCTTCGGCTCACCATTGTAGCTGAGGAGACGTAGGTCCAAAGAGGAAGACAAAAAGACGCAGGCGCAGTTTACCCCTGTGGAATGTGTTGCATTGTGGGATGTCGGCGCTGCTCGGTGTTGCATTGTGGGATGTCGGCGCTGCTCGGGGCCTTTTCAGCCCAGCTGAGAGGGAAAAGTGGTTACAAAATAAAACCTTCAAATATGTTCATATTTAGTTTTGGGTCTACAAGTGATAAATCACTAGAGGGATATAGATCTAGTAAATGTTGTTTGTTTTCCTATAATTAGACAAAAACAGCCAGATACAGTTTATCTTCAACCAaatgaaaataaatgaataaaataaccAAACTGTCCATGGACATTATACCCATGCTACACACAGGATTGTAATGTTTGTAATGTCATAaaagctgtatatatatatgtgtgtgtgtatacagtacccTACCAGTcaaaaaagtttggacacacctactcattattatttttattattttttttcccctttatttaaccaggtaagaagagaacaagttctcatttacaactgcgacctggccaagataaagcaaagcagtgcgataaaaacaacaacacagagttacatatggggtaaacaaaacgtacagtcaaaaatacaacagaaaatatatatacagtgtgtgcaaatgtagtaagttatggaggtaaggcaataaataggctatagtgcaaaatagttacaattagtattaacactggaatgatagatgtgcagaagatgatgtgcaaatagagatactggggtgcaaatgagcaaaataaataacaatatggggatgaggtagttggatgggctaattacagatggcggccaaaggaggtgttggctttggggatgaccagtgagatatacctgctggagcgcatactacaggtgggtgttgctaaggtgaccagtgagatatacctgctggagcgcatactatgggtgggtgttgctatggtgaccagtgagatatacctgctggaacgcatactacgggtgggtgttgctatggtgaccagtgagatatacctgctggagcgcatactacgggtgggtgttgctatggtgaccagtgagatatacctgctggagcgcatactatgggtgggtgttgctatggtgaccagtgagatatacctgctggaacgcatactatgggtgggtgttgctatggtgaccagtgagatatacctgctggaacgcatactatgggtgggtgttgctatggtgaccagtgagatatacctgctggaacgcatactatgggtgggtgttgctatggtgaccagtgagatatacctgctggaacgcatactatgggtgggtgttgctat from the Coregonus clupeaformis isolate EN_2021a chromosome 14, ASM2061545v1, whole genome shotgun sequence genome contains:
- the LOC121580525 gene encoding 60S ribosomal protein L37a isoform X2; the encoded protein is MAKRTKKVGIVGKYGTRYGASLRKMVKKIEISQHAKYTCSFCGKTKMKRRAVGIWHCGSCMKTVAGGAWTYNTTSAVTVKSAIRRLKELKDQ